In the Lepus europaeus isolate LE1 chromosome 10, mLepTim1.pri, whole genome shotgun sequence genome, CTGGGAAGGGACCTTAGTGGTTTTCTACTGAGGAAGAGACTATCCTGTAGATACATTAATTCCCAAGTGCAAGGTCACATCTGCCGTGAACCCATTTTCTAACTCCCTGTTGACAGTGCCCAAGTATGTCATTAATAGGTATAAACTATAATCTTAAAGTTTCCTCCCCTCCTTGCTGAGCGGTCTTACTGTTCCTATTCTGTTTCACAGCTGGTAGGCCTACAGCAGGGCCTCAAACCCCACCCACTTTCCTCAGACACACAATAGGAACAGGACAGAGTTGTGAGGACCACAGGAGGCTGAAGATGCAATCCCTGTGAACCGCAAAGCATGATAGTCGGTCAGCCCCAGGGAAGAATCACAATGATCCAGGTTTAAAGATCACTATGTATACTGAAGAAAACAGTATCTCACCTTTCTGAAATCTCCTCTAGTAGCTCCATAAGTTTAGCAGCCAAACCAAGGCGGCGAAATTCTGGGGCGACAGACAGAGCTGTGACGTGCCCATGCCATTCTTCCCTAGCTACTGAGCCTTCGGCTTTACCCATAACTGCCAAGACAACAAAAATGCATTCAGTAGATACACTGGTTTACATGTAAACACATAATTACTGTTGGGACAGTTCTGTTGCAAAGGAAACTAAGACAAACACTTAAGCACTATCTGAGGTCATGCAGTTAATGGTTATTAATGCCTTCGTTTACCTGCAAAGGCACTGCTATGTATCTACAGCCAGGATCAATATAAATTGAAAGAAATGATGTATTACGAACAAACTCTGAACAGAGGCCTAGAGTATGTATTTTTTCAAAGCTCTGCATCTCGTGGGTgtctgtatacatgacagttaCTTCACAGCTCCAACTTCTTGTAAGTAATACTAAGTCTATGAAGACGCCATAATCCCTGCATTATGTACCAAATATACCAGGTAGTAattaaacacaaatacagaataaAAGCTCCAAGGCGACTGAGGCTATGTATCCGGTTCTGTCATATCTCCTACACCTACCAcaatgcctaaaacagccagaAGTTCAATAAACTGAAACAATGATTATCTAATCCTGCAGTCTCAATCAAGTTGAAACCTATATGACGATCTTAACTACTTCTGAAAAAAGTATCAATGGCGTGATACTTACTATAACCCATTAATTCTCCACCAGGTGCCTCTGCAACAATGAAATACTCTGGCCAGTGGGCGAGGTACTGTAGGTAAAAAGGAATCCCATACTAGAATCCTGTTAAGGAGTGTGAAAAATAACAGGCAGGAAAAGGTTCTTCATTAGAGGAATATTTTGAGAAGAGACTCCTGTAAAGTATattgcagggccggcgctgtagtgtagtggttaaagcctccacctgcagtgccggcatcccataggtgctgggcctggtcccagctgctccacttcccatccagctctctgctgtggcctgggaaagcagtggaagatggcccaggtccttgggcccctgcacccatgggggagacctggaagaagcttctggctttggatcagtgcagccaaTTCcccggggagtgaactagcagatggaagacctctctctctgcctttccttctctaactctttcaaatagaataaataaatttttaaaaagatggccaaggtgcttgggaccctgcaccatgttggagaccggaaagaagctcctgactttggatcggcccagctctggcccctgtgaccatctggagagtgaaccagcggacagaagacctctgtaactctgcctttcaaataaagaaatcttcctttaaaaaaaaaaaaaaaaaagtgggaggggGGGAAAAGTGAGAATATCAatgaagtgaaatgaaaagctgaaagctgcttcttgaaaaaaaaaaaagtacattgctTGTTACTTTATCCCCAGGTCTACATATGTATGGTTTCTGTCCAATCACTGCATGAAATATTTATGGCAGCATGGAGTTTTAACCAAATGACCTAGACCTATAACCTCACATGTAGAACAGGGACAGTATCCTGTAATGGAAAGCAGAGAACCAGAACTCCAGAGTTCTCCTACGGTCCACTTGCTGCACCAACCTCTGCACTGCACTTTCATCACCTGTGCTCACTGCCTCCTCTTAGGACTACGAATGCCATGTTCCAAACAGCCTGGGAGCACTGGGCGTCTGGCCCAGCAGTCTGGAACTGTGATTCCAATTTATAACAGTGCGTGGATTTAAATCCTGGTtccactccccattccagcttcctgctgatgtgcacgctggttggcagcaggtgctggttcaacctccgacccacaggggagacccagcttcagttcctggcttctggttctgccaggcccaggcccagcctcagttaTTGTGGATatatgggtagtgaaccagtggattggagaccCGTCTCAAACTTAAATGCTCATTCCTGCATTTCTTCCTAACGTAAGATTTCTAATGTGACTTCGTAAGAGGACGCTGTCGGTCATGTGAGTTCCTAGAAAACTCGATTAGTGCTTTTCAAAAATCTCTGAGGCAGTTGTAATGTTGAGAACTCAGACATAACCCTTAACATGGCAGGTGGTCTCCTGCCACTCAAACTCTGCCACCCGCCTCCCTCTGGCTGCAGGAGGAGCCCATCAACCGTGAGGACCTATCATCTGGTCACTTTCAAATCCGGGCTCACCTGGATTATAGGGCATTTactgtcaagttaaaaaaaatggtttttgaacagaaatatcttcaattagtcataatttttaaaatacaaaggaaaactggatttttttgCTTTGCTGTTCAACTTTTGATATGTAGTCCTGTTCCCACCTACATCTCTGTTGTCAATTTTCTCTGCTACATAGCATTACTTTGCCTGCAGAGACAGTTTAAATATCTTTCTTGAGACAATGGGTATCTAGATCACTTCCAGTTGTTCAAAAACCTTAAGTCTTTCGTGAATAAAGCTTATTTCACTTTGCTTACTCTGTGTGAATGTTGCTCTGAAACTTTAATATTGTAACTCCCCTGAAATAAACAACTTCTCTAATGATGCAGCTCAGGGGTTAGCAAGCTTTTTATTGGAAGGGCCAGATGGGAAATAGCCCAGGCTTCGTGGAACATATGGTGTTTGCCGCAACTACTCAAAGCTGTGAAAGCCACAGACAACATGTAAGTTAATCAGCATGATGTGTCCCAATAAAATCCTATTTACACAAACAGGCAGCACACCAGATCTGCCAACCCTGACATCAGCTGCCTCTGCTGATTTTCAGCTTTCAGGAAAAAGACATAGTAGCGCAGTTCCAAAGTGCCTGCCAGTGACGCTGTGGCAGTTAATAACGTTCCTAGCAATTTACGAGAATGTCCTCTTGCCTCACCAATCATCAGCATGGAATTTTATCATTCTGGCTTTATTCCTATGTCTCTGGCTACTGAGACTGAACTCCAGTATGTGCACTAGCCTCCTATATGCCCTCTTCTGGGAAACTGTCAGTTACTAGGACCCTCCAATCCACCTGCCATGGCCACAGATGACAACTGGGGAATCCAACTCTGGTGCTAGTGTTCTGttctgaagatttctctctttatttgaaagagttacacacagagacagagaaagcaaacttccatccactggttcactccccagatggctgccaacagctggggctgggtcaggatgcagccaggagcttcttccaggtctcccacatgggtgcaggggcccaagcacttgggccatcttctgctgctttctcgggcacattagcagggagctggattagaagcagaacagccaggacccaaagtggtgcccacatgggatgcccagcatcacaggcggcagctttaccaactgtgccacagtgccagccccaactttgtggtttaagccactgaaGCTGTGAGGCTTATCTGCTatggcagcataacccactgtgtGCATCTTTGCCCACTCTCTTACCAAGAGACTGACAAAGACAAATAATAACTGTTGCTCCAAATCCTTTATTCACACTTCAGTACTCCAGATGAGACTGGGTATGTGGGGCAGGAGACAAGCCCTGGTCCGTGAGACCCAGAAGGGCTGTGCGCTATTTCCCAACAGCATCCTTAAGAGGGAAGGCCActccccccttccctctggtGATCCCTGGAAACGTGTGGGGGTGCTTTTGCTCCGGCAGCCATCGGGATCAGGAAGACCCAGGCCACCCTGGGGATGCCAGAGCTGCTAAAGTGCAGAGAGCCTGGCCGCTGGTGACCTCATGGACAGCTACAGCTCAGCACCTCCAGAGCTGttgccatcagagaaatgcgCCACTGCAGAAGCCCCTGTGCTCTGTTGTGGACAGGCGCGCTGATCACCAAGGGAGGCGCCGGGGCGGGGGGATCTGTACTGTTATAGATTTATAGGAGATTTTTGTATCAACAGTTTGTCAGGCAGACTGAAGACAACTTCTGCTCtcgtttttgttttaattccttTCTATGTTGATTATGGTGTTTCCTCAATTacaagcttaatttttttttttggtactcaaggctggtttttttccttttgtttctccattttcatttgtttacttagtaatttttttttaaaaaggatacagTTTCTGTAAGTGGATCCAAATTactaaaagaaacaagaaaaatgttAATAGTAAGCAGTATTTACAAAAACCAGTATAAATAAGCATGCTAAACTTCATATTATCACCAGGGGGGAAAAAGTGCTTAACCTGCAACTTTAAAACCAACTTGAGGGGTGAGGAAAACTCAACTACTGATGGCCACGATGAGCCGTCACAGCAGCTAGAGCTGCCCATACATTTCCATTTAACTGCCACGTCCTTACATGCTAATCTACAGTTAGTAAGTCTACATccgggtcttccatcctctaagAGGCAACGACTTGTTAGTGGAACTGGGACTGTCCAGGCAGGTTCCTCCCACAGACAGAAGGTTCCAGGTGGTCACTGCAGCTTCCCACCCCTAGgatcctccctgcctctcaggcCTTCCCTGGAAGATCTTCCTTGGTCCGTGACTCCCCCTGTACAGTGGGTGCTCCTGCCTCACAGTCTCTGCTCCCCATTCCTCCATTTTCTCAGACTCTTAACACACCACCCACCCCCAAATCAACACTCTTAAAACCCATCTCCTCCACCCCCAAACGGCCCGCCCTCTGCTCGTCAGTTACTGGGCCCGCCACTGTGCCAGACGCAGAACCAGCTCTTCGGAGCTCAGCCTCGTCCCATTTCTGGTCGGATTCTTCTCTGGGACCTTCGACAATGCCAGTCCCACGCCACTTCTCTAGTCCGGCGGCTCTAACTTTTCAGTGTCAGAAcgttttttgtgcaaaaattaatGAGTGTCCCCCAAAACACTGTTTATGTGAGctcttttactattttaaaaattattaataaatcaaTTATGTGTCAACATGAATaacttcaccaaaaaaaaaattttttttaacaattttggtTTTTAACAATTTGGCAAGGTCCGGAAGACAGCTGGATTCTCAAGCAGTTCGTGTGCTTGCTGCTCCTGCATCTTCAATGTCCCTTTCCTAGAAGTGTGCAAACACGACGCACACTCAGCAGCAGCGGCGTGGGGCACAGCCCCCGCCCGTCCCCCGCCACCTGAAACACTCGCGTCACTCAGCCCCCCACATCCCACCTCACCTGTGGGCCCCGCTGCGACCCTGGATGGCTGAGGGAGCCACGCTCCATCATGGACATCACCCAGCTTCCCAGTCACCTAGGTAGTCACGACCTCCCATCCCCCAATTCTCTCTCTAGTCCAGGCCTAAACTTGAGACCTCCCTGCCCAGATGCTTGGCTGACCCCTCCACCTGGGTGTCTCCTCACATGCCCACAGTCCACTGCAGCCACGCGGGTCACTGGTGCCCGTACAGCTCCCCTGCCCCCGCGTGCACGGGACTCACCCACTCCTTCCGGTCCGTCTGCACTGACGCCTTCCCTGGACACCCAGTGAGTGCAAAGCTCAATGCCCACTCCCTTCCAGCGTCCCTTCTTCCCTCTGCGGAACACTACATTCTACATGTTGTGTTACTGCCTCCCTCTAAAATGCATGTTCCATAGAGACACCAGCGTTCTGTTTTGTTCTCTGCATCTCTAGTACCGGCCCACAGCAGGCACTCAAATACTTTCCCCAAAGTTCGTGTTTGTTAAATGAACTGCAGCGTTCTCCATGCACTGCTTCACGTCTTCCTCCAACACCTGATTCCAGTGACTCTCAGAGTTTCCCACCACAATGCCCTAATCAAAGCGGCAACAGGAGCCAGCGGGGAGGAAGTGAGGGTCTCCCGCAGGCCTATGACGGAGACCTGAACAAAGCAAATGATCTCGGACGCCCCATGTAGGGCTCTGCTGTGGTTTCCTTCCATGTTACCCGTGTCACGTCACACCCTGCCACCCCTTCCCGCAGCGCCAAGCTGCAACCTGTCCGCTTGCTCCCAGGCTGCCCCTCCCAAACACAAGCTCTTTTCAGGCCACCACCTCTGGGCTGCTGCCAGGGCCAACTCCTCTGCTCTGCTCACAGTCACAGCTGCTGGTGGGCATGAGGTTAGCCCCCAAAGCCGCGGTTCTCAGCCAAGCATTTGCAGTTCCAAAATATCCCCTGTGACCAGGGACCAACTCTTTAAGAACCACCTGCCCCTTTGATCCGATGCCTTCATCACTGGGTGTGTGATTCCCATTGACTGTTCCAGCGGTAGACCAGTACTGCTGTAGCAGGAATGCTTAACAATGTTGCATACGAAAGAATACAATAAACACTTTGATTCTGAGGTGCAGCCGCTTACaccgggctgcttcacttctgatccagctctctgctagtgtacctgggagaTGGAAGatagcactctctgtctctccctctaactctgcctttcaaataagtgaacagatttttttaaaaggttttttttttttttttttttaatttgagaggcagagttacagagagagagggaggtcttccatcccctggttccctccccaaatggccacaatggccgaagccaggaacttcttccaggtctcccacgtgggtgtaggagcccaaggacttgagccatcttctactgctttcccaggccattgcagggagctggatcggaaatggagcagctggaactcaaaccagtgcccataggggatgccagcaccgcaggatgcttaacctactacgtatgccaaggcgccagcccccaataaatctttttaaaaccgTATTCTGACTttgtgattctttaaaaaaaaaaaaaaaaaaaaaaaacagggctaaCAGGATTAATTGCTGACTCCACCCACTCCCATCTCAGGGCCGGCTCACCTGCACGCCGGGGTTCACTCATTCACAGAATGGGATGACAGCACGTCTCAGGGCAGCGGGTTATCACAGGAGCACTCAGAACAGGTGCGGGGGCGGCGAGCGCGCAATGCGAgcctcctgggctgggctgcgGTCAGGGCTTACAGAAGAGTCTCCCCGCAGGGCCGAGTGGAAGCCCCTCGACCTTGGGGCCGAGCCGTGTCACCCTGCTCTCCCGGGCTGCTCTGTCCCAGGAACCACACCTGCATTCGCACCGACCGCGCACCTCTCCCCGCTCCGCCTGCGCCCTTCGGGACCCCGCTCGGCGCTGCTCCCGGCTACCTCGTCCCACGTCCCCTTGACCCGGGACCTGCTGCCCCGCAGGTCAGACCCGGGACGGGGGCCAGGACAGCGAAACGGGACAATAAAGTCAACTTCCCCAACTGCCCGGACAACTCCAAGATAAACAGTGCCTGCGAGTCACGGGGCCTGCCCGGTGTCCGCACCCcgcggcgcctgcacccgcaaATGCCCGCACAGGACAGAAGGGGGACGAGGCCGCCGCCCGGGCACCCAGCCCGCAGGCTCCCGCGGCCCCAGAGCTGCCTCGCTCGCGACCCGGGCCCTCCCCGAGCCAGCTAGCGCCGGGCGCTCCGCAGCCGCGCCCCCCCGAGCACGCAGCGCCCCGGGGCCTCGGCCAAGACCGCAGCCCCGGGCCCGCCCGGCCTCCGACCCCGCGGCCCCCGGGGCTGCGCCCGGCCAGCAGCGGGCGGCTCAGGACGCGCCGCACTCACATGTTGTTGAAGCGGAACAGGTCGTCGCAGGTGAAAGCCCGGAGCGTGGTCATGTCGCCGTCGCCACCCCAACTCCTGCCGAAACCTGCTCGCTTCGACCCTGCGCCCGCTCCACCGGAAAGCACCCCGCGCACGGCCACGGCGGGTCAACGGTGGGGAACTGCTTCCGGGTCACGAGTCTCAGCCACACTGCGAAGACACAGCGCCCTCTGGCGGCCGACTTCGGGTATTACCGGGACGCTCCTTTAACGTCGCGGGCAGCTTAGAACCACTGTGGGTCATGGCAACACAGGTGCAGAGACTCAGACGGAAGCAGAGCCACCTGCTTGGAAAGTTCttttccctcaccctctctctagGTAGCCAGTGAAGTGGTCTTGGCGGACAGAAAGCAAATAACTCATCCAGGTGAAACTGGCACTGCAAGACACTCAGGTCTCCAACTTCCCTGGGTCCCAAGCTGCACCACGTGGGGCCAACTTACTAACCAGAAGTGCAGCACAGACTTAGCAGGAGGATGAGAACGCGGGTGGCTGAGAAAAaggagcctccccacccccaatcaCAAGGACCTTCTGAGGCCCAAGCTGAGTTCTAGGTGTGGTTCCCAACCCCAGCAATGCTTGAGCATAAATCAGGTGTAGCAATAGTCCCGGAGAGCCCCAAGTTCAAGTCCACAGGTAGCACAAACGTGACCACTGCCTGCCACACGTTTGAAAAGAGaggcttaaaaaaagatttatttatttatttgaaagccagagcttccaagaggcagaggcagagaaagagagagagggagagagagagagagaggtcttccatcccctggttcactccccagatggccacaatggccggagctgtgctgatctgaagccaggagccaggagcttcctctgggtctcccgtgtgggtgcaagggcccgaggacttgggccatcttctacagctttcccaggccatagcagagagctggattggaagtggagcagctgggactcgaacctgcgcccataagggatgctggcactgcaggcggcagctttactggctacaccacagtgccggccccaagattatttatttatttgagagatagagctacagagagagggagagacagacagagagagagatcttctatccactggttcactccctcaaaaggctgcaatggctggggctgggtgggttcatctgaagccaggagcttcttccaggtctactatatgggtgcagaggctcaagcacttgggccatcttccactgctttccgaggcacattagcagggagctggatcagaagtggagcagccgggactcgaaccagtgcccatgtgggatgccggcatctccaGTGGCAGATTTCCCTGATGCGCCACAGCGGCAGTCTCGCTGGTGGCTTTCTGTACAAACTGAACACGAAACTACCAGTCAAGTCCCACTCCtgggcatttatcccagagaagAGAAAGCTACGTTCACACGAAAACCCATACCGTCCTGGGTAAGCAGCGTCAGAGGCTTGGGCGCCGTATTTCACGCATAGGACTGTctggaaaaggcagagttacagggagagagaagagaagggtgatggcctggggctgggctaggggaGCACACGGAGACTGAtgcaggggtgggaagggaggtAGAGGGGAGATACGTTGAGCAGGGGTGGCTTCCTGACCCCATGTGTCCCATGTCTGTCCAAGCGCCCAGACTGCAAACTACAAGGAGGGAATTTGACTGCCTGTCAGTTCTATCTGAATCAacctgactttaaaacaaaaagaatcgGTTCAGCTTTCTCCCACGCAGCCACCATCATTTcaacaaatttatttaaaaaatcaccaaTTGAATGAAACCCCCTTAGGACTCCCGGGGAGTTGggcttctggaacattctgtgATTGATTTCCATTTCAGTGCACTCGATTTTGTTTTCAACACACAGACACGGTGGCTGTCCTGGCTGTACAACTTCCCTACATTAAAAAGATGATTCATGGAGGTTTTTATTTACCATTTCACGCAGGGTAATGCCTTTGACTGCTTAGCTGGAAAAAACCTGCAAGCTCTGATCACATTTAATCACGGAGCACTTTGCTGCTCATTGAAAGAAAACACCATGTGCTCTCTGCAGAGAGTGCTGACCCAGATTCAGAGCCGTCGTTGCAAAAACTCCACAGTTAAACCAAGCAAACAGCTTGCGGTTCATCTGCCACTACTCTGCAGTTTCTCCTGCGGGTTACGTGGAGGCACTGGGCGCACCGTCGATATACATTCTGATAAATCCCAGGCTACacgaatgaaataagccagcatGGATGCTtgtgcttttattaaaaaaaaaaaacaacaattttttataaaatattgactAGACAGGCTAGATGCATTGGTCCTGACCATGGATATAATAAGCATCTATTTCCAATTTTGCTAACATGCTTTAAACAGGTGTAATTTTAAAACTGCACAGAGGTTTGAATTAGATAGGGCAAGCTGCACACATCTGTTCTCTACATAAAGAGAAGTTTAAAAGAACAGAAGAGGAGACAATAGCCTAAGAAATGGCCAGATTTGACTAGGATTCTCAGGTAACAGACAGAAGGCAGAAAGTTGAGTGAGGCAGACAGAAACATGAATGGGATGCAAGGCCACGGATTCCTGCTGCAGAATCCTAGGAGGCTCGGGAATTAGACACAGCAGGTGGGACtgcaggcaggagtcaggagcccagagccttcctccagccagggaggccagcagggtGCACCACTCTGGCCGTCACTGGCCGTTCTGAAGACACTGAATAATTCACACCTTGGTCACCACCAAGCACGTTTTACTAAGTCTGTCTTGGTAGGTGTTGGGCCCACTGGTGAAGATGTCTACACTGGGACCGGTGCTgtcgtgtagtgggtaaagctgcttcctgcagtgctggcatcccatatgagcgtggtttgagtcctggctgctccacttccgatccaactctctgctatggcctgggaaagcagtagcacccacatgggagacccagaagaagctcctggctcctggcttcggatgggtgcagctccggctgttgcagccgtctggggagtgaactagtggatggaagacctctctctctctctctgtctctgcctctctgtaactctgcctttcaggtaaataaattaattaaaaaaaaattaaagtcagcAAAGCTAGGAGATCCATGGCTAATGCAAACAAAGGAAATATTAGTTCTAGAATaggagaaaacattaaaaaaaaaaaagatgcctacatcccacatcagagtgag is a window encoding:
- the NAA20 gene encoding N-alpha-acetyltransferase 20, which encodes MTTLRAFTCDDLFRFNNINLDPLTETYGIPFYLQYLAHWPEYFIVAEAPGGELMGYIMGKAEGSVAREEWHGHVTALSVAPEFRRLGLAAKLMELLEEISERKGGFFVDLFVRVSNQVAVNMYKQLGYSVYRTVIEYYSASNGEPDEDAYDMRKALSRDTEKKSIIPLPHPVRPEDIE